A window of the Diceros bicornis minor isolate mBicDic1 chromosome 30, mDicBic1.mat.cur, whole genome shotgun sequence genome harbors these coding sequences:
- the LOC131394221 gene encoding olfactory receptor 7G2-like, giving the protein MKSGENWMAYTSLNKGYRDCKESSCDNLIQQPLPGQEEEHLRFHPEMTLLGEEPIASLGVSSLLKDISSVFSILVPYQASFHRDANQLGCEDAVEKVETQRDLAGCLPSKEYFQRFLNVASRNHTHAPEFLLLGLTDDPELQPLIFYLFLSMYLVTILGNLLVIMAVISDSHLHTPMYFFLSNLSFTDICISTTTIPKMLLNIQAQNQGITYTGCLTQIVFALVFAVFENFLLAAMAYDRYVAICHPLIYMVIMNPRICVLQILLSLSLSIVVALLHGLMVLQLSFCKVLEIPHFFCELAQVLKFACSDTLINNILIYFTTSLFGIPMCGIIFSYTKIVYSIWRMPSVSGKYKAFSPCGSHLSVVSLFYGTGLGVYISSALTNSSRNTAVASMMYTVIPQVLNPFIYSLRNRDMKGAFRKLISRSLSLL; this is encoded by the exons ATGAAGAGTGGAGAGAACTGGATGGCGTACACCAGTCTTAACAAG GGATATAGAGACTGTAAAGAGTCATCCTGTGACAACCTCATTCAACAGCCCTTACCTGGTCAGGAAGAAGAACATCTGAGGTTCCACCCAGAGATGACCTTACTTGGCGAGGAGCCCATTGCCTCACTTGGTGTTTCTTCTCTTCTTAAGGACATATCTTCTGTCTTCAGTATCCTGGTGCCGTATCAAGCATCATTCCACAGAGATGCCAATCAG CTGGGCTGTGAGGATGCTGTGGAGAAAGTGGAGACACAGCGAGACTTAGCTGGTTGCCTTCCTA GCAAGGAATACTTTCAAAG ATTCCTCAATGTGGCGTCCAGAAATCACACACATGCTCCAGAATTCCTTCTCTTGGGATTGACAGATGATCCAGAACTGCAGCCCCTCATTTTCTATCTTTTCCTGTCCATGTACCTGGTCACCATCCTGGGAAATCTGCTCGTCATCATGGCTGTCATCTCtgactcccacctccacacccccatgtatttctttctctccaaTCTGTCCTTTACTGACATCTGTATAAGCACAACCACGATCCCAAAGATGCTGCTGAACATACAAGCACAGAATCAAGGCATCACTTATACAGGCTGCCTCACCCAGATTGTCTTTGCCCTGGTTTTTGCTGTATTTGAGAATTTTCTCCTTGCAGCAATGGCCTacgaccgctatgtggccatttgTCACCCACTCATTTATATGGTCATCATGAATCCCCGAATCTGTGTCCTgcagattcttctctctctgtctcttagcATTGTGGTTGCCTTGCTCCATGGCTTGATGGTGTTACAACTCTCCTTCTGCAAGGTTCTGGAAATCCCTCACTTCTTCTGTGAACTTGCACAGGTCCTCAAGTTTGCCTGTTCTGATACCCTCATCAATAACATCCTGATATATTTTACAACTAGCTTATTTGGTATTCCTATGTGTggaattattttctcttataCTAAGATAGTCTATTCCATTTGGAGAATGCCATCAGTGAGTGGCAAGTATAAAGCTTTTTCCCCCTGTGGGTCTCACCTCTCAGTTGTGTCTTTATTCTATGGGACAGGTTTGGGTGTGTACATTAGTTCTGCTCTTACtaactcttccagaaacactgcaGTGGCTTCAATGATGTATACAGTCATCCCTCAAGTTCTGAACCCATTCATCTATAGCCTGAGAAACAGGGACATGAAGGGAGCCTTCAGAAAACTCATCAGTAGGTCACTTTCTCTTCTGTGA